ATAATTAGAACAAACGGATCATATATATGGAATGGAAGTCCAAGCGTCGCCCATGAAGTAATCATGATAACAAGTCCGACGATAGAACCGACAATAGCGGGTGGATCCATATTTTCGAGCATAACCTGTGACAGAGAATGAGCCGGACGCGTTAGAATACGGTCCATCTCTCCTTTAACAATATAACGCTCGCTGAAGTTCCACACATTAAAGAAAGTGGAGAATAGCCCTGAAGCAATCATGAAGTAGCCATATACGAACACAACCTCCGCTTCGCTCCAGTCCCCTAACGATGGTGTGTGTTGGAACACAATAAAGATAAACACAAGATTCATGCCGTTAAACATCAAATCGGATAGAACCTCAATGAGGAAGTCCCCCCGATAGGTGAGCTTTGTTTTCATATAATTGGCAAAATAATCTCGGTATAAGCTCAATAGAAACGACAGTCTTTTCATTCGATCAACCTCCCTGCACGAACAACCGCCGTCGCGCCACACGCCATAACAGCATGATGGGTACGATGAGTACGGCTGTCCAAATCACCTGAACTAGCAAAGCATTCCATACGGCATCACCCTGAATCCGCCCTGTGAAAACAGAGCCAGGCAAATACGTAATCGCTTGGAAGGGAAGCCAGTTCATAATTGAAATAGCCCATCCCGGGAAAAAGGCCATAGGGACGATAACTCCAGACAGTAAGTCGACCATGATTCTTTTCATGGACATAATGCCTTGGTTGTTCTCAAAGAAGAATGCGCCTAGTCCCGTTAAAATATTGATCTGCGAGTTGATGAGAAAGCTGAACCAAATCATCACGAAAAACACAATCCACTGCACAGGGTCTGTTGGCAATGTGATTGGAAAAATAAACGAAACAATAACCATTCCCGGAACCATGAACAATAGTAACCTGAACAAGCCTTCTCCGAAGCCCTGCATCATTTTCACGAGTAAATATGAATAGGGTCGTATAATCTGGATGGCCACGCTACCGTCCACGATTTCATTCGATATTTCTCGGTCCAGATTATTGTAATAAAACGCCCTAGCCATCCAAGATACAGCTACATAAGTAGACATCTGGATAACCGTAAAGCCTTGCAGCGTCTCAGCACTTCCGTAAATGGCTTTCCATAGAAAATAATAAGCCCCAATATTAATCGCATATATAATGATCCCGCTATAATAATTCACACGATAAGCAAGCATCATCAGAAACCGGATGCGAACGAAATCCAAATAGGCACTGGTCATAGCTTCCCAGCCCCTGCTTTGTCCGATTCAATGCCACCAGCATCCTCCGAGGACAGAGCTGACAAGTCCCGTGGCGCATCGGCACTGCCTGATTGATAAATTTCCCGAACGATTTCATCCGTATTTGTCTCAAAAATTTTGATATCGCTAATTTCTCTTAAACCGACAACACGGGAAAGCACCTCAGAAACATTCATCTCACGTGGAATCCAAACCTTGGCAGTCACATCGTTCTCAATAGACCACCGAACGTCCAAACCACCGGTCAGAAGAGAAATCTCTCTTAATGTTACCGGTTCGGTAAATTGGAACTGCACCTCACGCCCTTTGCCCCAACGCGATTTAAGCTCCTCTAGTCCGCCATCATAGATAATACGGCCATCATCGAGCATAATAACGCGAGAGCAAAGCGCCTCAATATCCTGCAAATCATGCGTCGTTAACAGGATAGTGGTTCCTTGCTCCCGATTTAATCGTTTGAGAAATTCGCGGATTTCCATTTTAACAACGATATCAAGTCCAATAGTCGGCTCGTCCAAGAACAAGATCGACGGATTATGAAGAAGCGCCGCAACAAGCTCGCAACGCATCCGTTGTCCAAGACTCAGCTTGCGGACAGGTCGATTAAGTAGCTCCTGTAGCTGCAATGTCTCAACCAATTCATCTAATCGGCGGCGGAAATCAACCTCTCCCACCCGATACACTTTGCGAAGCAGACGAAACGACTCAATAACACCGATATCCCACCAAAGCTGACTCCGTTGCCCGAACACAACACCGATTTCCTGCACGAATTTCTCGCGATCCTTATGAGGAATATATCCATTAACAACAAGCTTGCCCGAGGTGGGCACCAGAATGCCAGTTAGCATCTTAATTGTTGTTGATTTACCGGCACCATTTTCTCCAATATAGCCACATATTTCACCTTGAGGGATTTGAAAGCTGATATCCTTAACCGCCGTGACCTCAGTATGCTCACGCTTAAATAGATCCTTAAAAGCTCCCTTGAGACCTTCGCGGTTTTTCTGAACCCTGAATTGCTTGCGCAATTGTTGTACATCTATTGCTAACATACGTACCTCCCAATTCAAATCCATTGACTTTCA
This portion of the Cohnella abietis genome encodes:
- a CDS encoding ABC transporter ATP-binding protein, whose translation is MLAIDVQQLRKQFRVQKNREGLKGAFKDLFKREHTEVTAVKDISFQIPQGEICGYIGENGAGKSTTIKMLTGILVPTSGKLVVNGYIPHKDREKFVQEIGVVFGQRSQLWWDIGVIESFRLLRKVYRVGEVDFRRRLDELVETLQLQELLNRPVRKLSLGQRMRCELVAALLHNPSILFLDEPTIGLDIVVKMEIREFLKRLNREQGTTILLTTHDLQDIEALCSRVIMLDDGRIIYDGGLEELKSRWGKGREVQFQFTEPVTLREISLLTGGLDVRWSIENDVTAKVWIPREMNVSEVLSRVVGLREISDIKIFETNTDEIVREIYQSGSADAPRDLSALSSEDAGGIESDKAGAGKL
- a CDS encoding ABC transporter permease; translated protein: MKRLSFLLSLYRDYFANYMKTKLTYRGDFLIEVLSDLMFNGMNLVFIFIVFQHTPSLGDWSEAEVVFVYGYFMIASGLFSTFFNVWNFSERYIVKGEMDRILTRPAHSLSQVMLENMDPPAIVGSIVGLVIMITSWATLGLPFHIYDPFVLIIMVLGSCFIYMGIYTALSAISFFSDAPTGIGPLIYNIQNYGRYPVEIYNKAIRFLLTWLLPFAFVGVYPASFFLGRLDDWWMAWLTPVVGVIVMSLGLWFWNYGVRRYRGAGS
- a CDS encoding ABC transporter permease, with protein sequence MTSAYLDFVRIRFLMMLAYRVNYYSGIIIYAINIGAYYFLWKAIYGSAETLQGFTVIQMSTYVAVSWMARAFYYNNLDREISNEIVDGSVAIQIIRPYSYLLVKMMQGFGEGLFRLLLFMVPGMVIVSFIFPITLPTDPVQWIVFFVMIWFSFLINSQINILTGLGAFFFENNQGIMSMKRIMVDLLSGVIVPMAFFPGWAISIMNWLPFQAITYLPGSVFTGRIQGDAVWNALLVQVIWTAVLIVPIMLLWRVARRRLFVQGG